Proteins encoded together in one candidate division WOR-3 bacterium window:
- a CDS encoding Crp/Fnr family transcriptional regulator has product MDVKAFLKTIPEFEQLPDADVDMMARLAKVGEAKAGAMVDVQGEPATKFYILVSGRLGVVLELDFGVTKKNYMVTSVGPGQMFAYSGLVGNPHYTAGSRAMTNTTYLEFDVARLNAAFDEDPRLGQVMMKMVAQTIASRLRAMQLQLAQQYAVSEAETSPD; this is encoded by the coding sequence ATGGATGTTAAGGCTTTCCTGAAGACGATTCCGGAGTTCGAGCAGCTTCCCGATGCGGACGTTGACATGATGGCAAGGCTGGCAAAGGTCGGTGAAGCGAAGGCAGGAGCCATGGTTGACGTACAGGGCGAACCCGCAACCAAATTCTATATCCTGGTCAGCGGGCGACTCGGAGTCGTGCTCGAGCTTGACTTCGGGGTGACGAAGAAGAACTACATGGTCACGTCGGTAGGTCCGGGGCAGATGTTTGCCTATTCGGGATTGGTCGGCAATCCGCACTACACCGCGGGCAGCCGGGCCATGACCAATACTACCTATCTTGAGTTCGACGTCGCGAGGCTGAACGCGGCATTCGACGAGGACCCGCGACTTGGCCAAGTGATGATGAAGATGGTGGCTCAGACGATCGCGTCGCGCCTGCGGGCGATGCAGCTGCAACTGGCACAGCAGTACGCCGTCAGCGAGGCCGAGACGAGTCCGGACTAA
- a CDS encoding MTH1187 family thiamine-binding protein — MMIVELSVVPVGTSETSVSSYVRAALRVFAEADLDYKVNSMGTCVEGEWDEIFSALKTVHDRLAGMGCHRIVTTVKIDDRRDKRGTMAAKVAAVTEGS; from the coding sequence ATGATGATTGTCGAGCTAAGCGTCGTACCGGTCGGGACCAGTGAAACGAGTGTGAGCTCCTACGTCCGGGCCGCGCTCAGAGTATTCGCCGAGGCTGATCTCGACTACAAGGTCAACTCCATGGGCACTTGCGTAGAGGGAGAATGGGACGAGATCTTCTCTGCCCTCAAGACCGTCCACGACCGGTTGGCCGGGATGGGTTGCCACCGCATCGTCACAACCGTGAAGATCGACGACCGGCGTGATAAGCGCGGTACCATGGCAGCCAAGGTTGCGGCCGTGACGGAAGGGTCCTAG
- a CDS encoding ferredoxin:glutaredoxin reductase: MSAEEHFSDEVLKTYERLKLDAAAGGYQLNPDRNFVLRLVQGLLENQKRHGYWCCPCRLAFGEQDKDVDVICPCYYRDSDLEEFGACYCALYVSDAWIEGKMKHGSIPERRPAKFMRGGFSETPAPSSSPSTSSLPLPVWRCKVCGYLCARPEPPGKCPVCKAGKDRFERFM, translated from the coding sequence ATGAGTGCGGAGGAACACTTCTCGGATGAAGTGCTCAAGACCTACGAGCGACTGAAGCTGGACGCCGCGGCCGGCGGCTACCAGCTGAACCCGGACAGGAACTTCGTGCTGCGGCTGGTGCAAGGACTGCTTGAGAACCAGAAGCGGCACGGATACTGGTGCTGTCCCTGTCGGCTTGCGTTCGGCGAGCAGGACAAAGACGTCGACGTCATCTGCCCCTGCTACTACCGCGACTCGGACCTGGAGGAATTCGGTGCCTGCTACTGCGCCCTCTACGTCAGCGACGCGTGGATCGAAGGGAAGATGAAGCACGGCTCCATTCCCGAACGCCGGCCGGCCAAGTTCATGCGTGGAGGCTTCTCGGAAACTCCGGCTCCTTCCTCCTCGCCTTCTACTTCCTCGCTTCCTCTCCCTGTCTGGCGCTGCAAGGTTTGCGGCTACCTGTGCGCCCGGCCCGAGCCGCCGGGAAAGTGCCCGGTCTGCAAGGCCGGCAAAGACCGGTTCGAACGGTTCATGTAG
- a CDS encoding glutaredoxin family protein encodes MKLTHVPGRNAKHRVTLYALTTCGWCHKTKELLNSNQVQYEYIDVDQCKGEERAEASSKVRELNPRGSFPTVQIDAEVVAGFDEDRIRELLEL; translated from the coding sequence GTGAAACTAACCCATGTACCCGGCAGGAATGCCAAGCATCGCGTAACCCTCTATGCGCTGACGACCTGCGGCTGGTGCCACAAGACCAAGGAACTACTGAACTCCAACCAGGTTCAGTACGAATACATTGACGTCGACCAGTGCAAGGGCGAAGAACGCGCCGAGGCTTCCAGCAAGGTCCGTGAGCTCAATCCCCGCGGGTCCTTCCCGACCGTGCAGATCGACGCCGAGGTCGTGGCTGGCTTTGACGAAGACCGCATCCGCGAGCTGCTCGAACTATGA